The Anguilla rostrata isolate EN2019 chromosome 2, ASM1855537v3, whole genome shotgun sequence genome contains the following window.
tacacacacacacacacacacataagtaaTATTCCTCTAAGGGAGAGATTTATAAAACGGCAGTGTCCTGTTTctcatctctgattggctgattacgGTTCATAATCGCGGGGCGGGCAGTCACAGACCGGCGCAGCCTACATCGAACCGCACGCTTCCGCTACACTCTTCCGCCGAGTGCCCCGTCCCACAAGTCAGCCCCCTACCCACTCACCCCGTTACCCACCAAGTCAGCCCCCGTCCCCACAGTCAACTCCCGTTACCCGCACCGGCAGCAGCCCGTACCCCCAAGTCACCCGTTACCCCGCTCAATACCCACGTACCCGCGACCGCCAGTCACTCCTTACCCCCACGACCGCAGTCAACCCCGTTACCGCGACGCCAATCAGCCCCGTACCCAACGCCAAGTCAGCCCCCGTTACCCCGGCGACCGCCAAGTCAGCCCCCCGTTACCCCCGGCACCGCCAAGTCAGCCCCCCGTTACCCCGCGACCGCCAACCAACCCCGTACCCCGCGACCGCCAAGTCAGCCCCCCGTTACCCCGGCGACCGCCAAGTCAGCCCCCCGTTACCCCCGCGACCGCCAAGTCAGCCCCCCGTTACCCCCGGCGACCGCCAAGTCAGCCCCCCGTTACCCCGCGACGCCAAGTCACCCCCGTTACCCCGCGACCGCCAAGTCAGTCCCCGTTACCCCGCCACCGCCAAGTCAGCCCCCCTTTACCCCCGCCACCGCCAAGTCAGCCCCCGTTTGGCCTGAGTTTCCCAGAACTGCGTAAGAGCGTCCGTCTGCGGAGGAGAGGACGCTACGCTAATGTCTTTAGCATCCCGGCCGGCCCGCTCCCGCTCTAAATCACCGCCCGCCGGGCCGCGCGGCTGCTTTAGCGCTAAACGGACCGCGGCCGGGCCGCGAGCCAGCCGGCGCCGCCACGGCAACAAACGCCCCGCGCAGTCTCCACGGCGACCAGCGTGACAGGCCGTCTCCACGGCGAGCGGCGTGACGCGGCGGCGTGGTTCCGCGGGGAGACAGCGCACGGGCGCGGGTCGGTCTGAGGACTCGTACCCGGGACTCCCGCCAGgccggggcaggggcggggctgggggcggggcttgctgTGACGTGGGGAGCAGAACCCAAAGCCTGCCACTGTTTAAAGGATCAGGATCTGCAAATGGACTGTGTCAGTAACACCGTAAATCACTtaggctgttttgttttttttgttttttttctcctgaaggCTGAGTCACTAAGGCACTTTTTCAGGGCTGGGTACCACCCCGGATCATAGAGGTTATGCCTTTCTGCTGAGAGGTCATTGTAAAATGCTTCACTGAATCTAGAATCTGCTGCACATCTTGTGCGTATGCCTGTACAGTACTTTCGATGGCAGTTCTGTCTGATTGGTATAGTCAGGGCTCCacgctgacttttttttttttccaaggagcacatgtgtTCTTCAGTTGAAAAGTATTAGGGGCACAGTAATGCATCCCAATCAGGAGATTATTTTCCAGCAAGCACACATGGAACAGATGCTcttaaaatgggagcactgtacaCTGATAGTCTATGAAACATTCAGAAAGGTCTATGAATTGAGTTTCAGAAAGGTCTATGaattgagtgagtgagcatgagagagaaagagagtgagagagagctagtgaatgagtgagtgagtgtaagagagagagagagagagagagagaggtttttgCTTAGTCATACCAGACTAAAGCTTTTAAGATTTCACAATCAAGGACAGAATTTACAAGAGAAAAAAGGTGTAAGATGGACCCACTTTTGATGACCTggccattttgaataatttctcaGATTGTTAGCCATGGCATCGCTCCGGTGAAAATTCTACCCTGGTTCCATCCAGGTTATAAACTGGTCCAGCTGGTTTGGAGATGGTGGTTGAGTTAGCAACCATGCCAGCAAGACCAAGTCCTCCTGGTGGGCCAGCTTTGGTACAGACATCAGACCATCACCAAAGTCCGAATGGCATCCagcaggagcagaagctggttcCATCTCAGGCAGGTAGCAGGGCACTCCTCCAGGGCTAGGCTGGGATTTCCTCCGGGGCTGGATTCCTCAGTGTGTCCCTCTGGATCAAGCTACGCAAACTGAGCCTTGGGGCTAACCTCGTGCCGGGGAAGACTCCGTTTCCCAGAGGCACCGGCAGCCGTCTAGAGCCCAGCTGCCTCCTGGGAAATGcttcagacagagagggagtgtaGCGTGAGAGAGTAGCGGTCTGCTGTggagcacacaacacacagagcctCGTGTAAACATGCTATAAGCATGCTAACCGCGCTAGCGTGTTCTGACCCCAACGGGAACCTGGAGTCCGTTATAAAACAGCAGCCCAAGGGAAAGGAGGCGTTTGTTTAGATGCACAAAGAATGTGGCAGTATTTGAAGAGAACTTTGTTTGTATTCTGTAATGTGGACAAATTACTAAAAAGAGAaatcatgtacacacacacacacacacacacacacaaacacacatgcacacacacacacgcgcgcactcacacacacacacacacacacacacatgcacacacacacacactcac
Protein-coding sequences here:
- the LOC135248640 gene encoding uncharacterized protein LOC135248640 produces the protein MAVDKPGHAYFATEAPPLHLFSPNRTTPRNPPCGDTLRRIPDPSEVSVCWTHQGPRLLTPVAGETIARSTPVTRTGSSPYPQVTRYPAQYPRTRDRQSLLTPTTAVNPVTATPISPVPNAKSAPVTPATAKSAPRYPRHRQVSPPLPRDRQPTPYPATAKSAPRYPGDRQVSPPLPPRPPSQPPVTPGDRQVSPPLPRDAKSPPLPRDRQVSPRYPATAKSAPLYPRHRQVSPRLA